A part of Denitratisoma oestradiolicum genomic DNA contains:
- a CDS encoding tyrosine-type recombinase/integrase yields MNDLATHLSGFLREHLPAERNASQHTCEAYAYSFQLLVEFAAGRLKCKPSQLTLDQIDASMIMTFLEHIEAKRGNCARTRNARLAAIKSFFRYLEYRLPAYLDQSRQIHAIPMKKTDQTLIDYLTREELKALLDSPDPHSQSGIRDRAMLHLAYACGLRVAELVSLRLDQFDPRTPATIHIVGKGRRERVLPLWKETVTVLKDWLNVRCQTGDSELFLNANGRAMTRSGFEYILAKHVSHAAKQQPLLAEKRVSPHVLRHTCAMHTLQATGDVRKVSLWLGHASMQSTEMYLRADPTEKLEALASRAPPGLQRGRFRAPDKLMAMLQAVSR; encoded by the coding sequence ATGAACGATCTCGCCACCCATCTCAGCGGTTTCCTCCGGGAGCATCTTCCTGCGGAACGCAATGCCAGCCAGCACACCTGTGAAGCGTACGCCTATAGCTTCCAGCTGCTGGTGGAATTCGCAGCCGGCAGGCTGAAATGCAAACCGTCACAACTGACCCTTGATCAAATCGATGCTTCAATGATCATGACGTTTCTTGAGCACATAGAGGCCAAGCGAGGCAACTGCGCACGCACCAGAAACGCGCGTTTGGCCGCCATCAAATCGTTCTTCCGTTACCTCGAATACCGGCTTCCTGCCTATCTCGACCAGTCGCGGCAGATTCACGCTATCCCGATGAAAAAGACCGATCAAACGCTGATCGACTATCTGACGCGAGAGGAACTGAAGGCTTTGCTCGACTCACCCGACCCGCATTCGCAATCTGGCATCCGAGACCGGGCAATGTTGCATCTGGCCTATGCCTGTGGGCTGCGCGTTGCAGAGCTGGTTTCTCTTCGGCTCGATCAGTTCGATCCGCGAACGCCTGCGACGATACACATCGTGGGCAAGGGTCGGCGTGAGCGAGTCCTGCCGTTGTGGAAGGAAACCGTCACTGTCCTCAAGGATTGGCTGAATGTTCGCTGCCAGACGGGCGATTCGGAATTGTTCCTAAACGCCAATGGACGGGCCATGACGAGATCCGGGTTCGAGTACATCTTGGCCAAGCATGTCTCTCATGCGGCAAAGCAACAGCCACTACTCGCCGAAAAACGGGTCTCGCCGCACGTGCTGCGCCATACATGTGCCATGCACACCTTGCAGGCCACGGGTGATGTTCGCAAGGTCTCACTCTGGTTGGGACATGCCAGCATGCAAAGTACCGAGATGTATCTCCGTGCTGATCCAACGGAAAAACTGGAAGCGCTGGCAAGCCGTGCTCCACCCGGGTTGCAACGCGGACGATTCCGAGCCCCCGATAAGCTGATGGCAATGCTGCAAGCTGTTTCGCGCTAA